ATTCTAGTATCTATTCATTAATTATGGGTTTGGCGCCCAGAcagaaatagagaaaaaataGTGGGAGAAAGATTTGTGTGCATTGTAGTAcgctatttttttttagtcatatataaaaaattacttttatccTCAGATTTTTCACTGCGTCACCAATTTATCAGGTCGCATCCAAAATTCAACAAATATAGGTTGCATCCGAAATTCAACAAATTTAAACGATTGCTAATGGGACACTGACGTGTCCAAAGCAACCGGCACCCCTCAGATGAGTTCGCCATGACCTTGTCTGGGAGGTGGTGATCGGAGCTAGAGGGCTCGCTGCCCCGGATTTCCCAAACTCTCTCCGCGAGAGGGACATTAGAGTTATCAAATCACATGAAAGTAAGTTTGAAATTGCAAGATCACCACATTTAGTGGTGTCACACTTTAAAAGATGACAAGacaaatatatcaaaataatagTAACTAGCCAATTACACCAGCATTACGCTGGATTAATTACTATTAAAGagttattttcatatatattatgcaaATGGTTCgcctaaaatttgaaaatatcaattaattttttagattattaatttttatgtagATTTGATAATGTAACTCTGATGATCTACTAATCTCTGCTCTATTTTCTATCAATTACTTCAAGTACTACAACGTCTTCTTATATCgttgagaaaatattcaatgatATTTATTAATTCACTTTGGATGTGTAAGAACCAATCAAAATGTTTGTAAGTGGACTCATTGTGGAGTCAGTTTTTCAATTTCAGGTATTTTCATTGGGTGTTATACATTCAAGTGGATGAGTAAAATTCACCCAATATTTGCTCTGTATTGTCAATGATTTATCCATGTTATTCATCGAATTTCCAATTGAAAAGATCATGGTTCCAttctttaatttgatttaCTTTCACCTGAAATGCAGAGAAGGCATTTTCATCCTGTGGTGGCTGCAGTTAATGTTGGCAGTTGGTTGCTCAAACCACTGCCCAGCTCATCATCTTGTTCATGTTCTCCTAAAACCACTGCCCAGATGAAATTGAATGCTAGTTGAAGGCTTGCCATAGCGCCACCCCACATAAGAACGAACAATAGCAGCTCGTCTCTTCATTGTAACAGAGGTGGAAGCGACTTGTTCGGTAGTGCCCTATACTATGCTGTGAGTTGCCTATCCAGTTCATCTCTTAACTTCTCCATTGCGGTCCTGCTGACAATCAGCTCTTCAAGCCTCTTCTTATTCATCGGAGTGTACCCCCCAGTCTATTCTGGCTCCCTGTCCATCTTTAGGAACTTCTCTAACTCCTTATCTCTTCGTTTTCCCTACCCTCAGCCACTCTCCAACACCTCTTCAACACCCCGTGCTCTGGCTGTTGTTCCCGTCTTTGGGCGTAGTACTTGGGACAACCCCCCACAGGTAAGGCACAAAAGCGTAGAACTTAATCTCAGGAGCACGAACATAACGATGCTCTTAACAAAGCTACACATCGCATAAATGTCACATTCCTTCCTCTTTCGAGCAGCTTGCCGCATGGATCCTAGGGCACGGTTGGCaccactctctttcttttccttccgTATACCAACTAATTCATTTACGGACTTACAAGATAGAAGTTACTTTCCTTTATGAGCCTGCTAACTACAATAAGTATCACAATATTTTTCTCTACTTAATTGAATATATGAATGTTAATTACTCAAATTGGATAGCAGAAAGAAATCTGGTGAAACTTATGATTTTACTTTGAAAGCTCAAAACAGTAGTAAGCTTATTCTCGTAAGTCCGTAAATGAATCGATCGGAATATGGAAGGTTACAGAAAGAAAATTGTCCCAAAAGTGTAAGGTACATCAATGGCGAGCCCTTGGTGAGCCATATAAAAAGGCTCGGTTTTTCCTTAAGTTCCTCACAagaaaccaaaagaaaaaagaacagtAAAGAAAAACCACATAATATTCACTGCCTTTAGCCAAAAACTCATTTATAACCATGGCCCCGAAGGTCTCAAGGAGGTCAACCAAGCCCAAGGATTCACCAAGGCAAGCTCGTCGGGAGAGGAAGGAATGTGACATTTGCGCGAGGAGCTTCTTCATTGAGGGTATGATTATGCTTGCGTTCCAGGGAATTACAACCTACTGCCTGTGCCTCACATGTGGGGAGATTGCCACAGATATCATGGCCAAAGGTAAGAACTGTAATTCTAAGAGCACGAGGCGGGACTCGAACGGTGAGGGCAATCGGCCCCAGGAGGCTCAGAGAGAGTTCATCGAGGTGTTGGAGAGGCTAAGGGCAGAGAAACGAAGAGGTAAAGAGTTAGAGAAGCTACTGAAGATGGACACGGGCACAAAACGGACCTGCTGGAACACTCCGATCAATGAGCAAAGCCTCGAGGAGCTGATCGTGAGCAATGCCGCTTTGGAGAAGTTGAGGTCCGAGCTCGATGATCACCTTGCTGAAATGGCCATTGCTGAACGGGCTGCTTCCTCCTCTGATGCTACGACCTCTGCCTCGATCTCTGCTGTGGCTGGGCCCTCCTGCCGTGTAGGATCCTCTGGCAGGCGTTCGTATGGGCGCGGGAAGCGTTAGTCTTGGACATGTCGGTCCATCTTCCCATAAGAATTAGGAGACTGTAAACAGgtcaagaaagaaaataaaatttatatagtgACTGAGAGTTTACTCAACGAGACCTTAGTAGAAAGttgattttgaaatattaagaGTATAAGTCATATTAAACCAATGTGTGTTGATTCAAACGGTTTGAAATTGTTTTTCTTATcccattttgtttttcttactTTGTATTGGACCGATTTGACTTGAACAGACTTATTCAGGATCTATTGAACTTTCGAATACTAAGTGATGAATATCAAAAGAGAAATCCTATTCataatatgattttaattattatatatataaccaaaaCCTTGCAATAAAAGAACTTTAAGTATAATATCAACTTTTCTTATCCCACAGCCACCTTACACCAtataatcttttctttttaaggaTAGAGATTAGGTGGAGTGTCATAACTCGCCGACTCTAAACCGTGAGACTTCGGTTTTGGTCATTCTTAGTGGTATTTTTGTGTCCATTTATTTAACTTTCGCTATTCTTGTGTTAAGCCATAATTatcccttataaccgaaaatgtcattttataaatttatgaatttttaatatatcaaaAATAACACAAGGTACGATGGAGGGGGACAATAATCAATTacgtgaaaagaaaaattaaaagaccTTTTACAAATTGACATGATAGAAAAACCGATTCGAACATATAGAAAAACCGATTCGAACATTACATTCGAACATgataaaagtttttaaaagttgttttAATTAGATTATATGAAATATACTATAACGTAAAAGTTGTCTGATAAGGATCAGTGGTGCAGGGATTATGACTACTACATGGTTGTATGTACATATATCACATTttctataatttaatatttaaatatttagatATATTAGTTCACTTACCATGTTTGAATTCATATTTTCTTATCTCTTGTGACGTCAAAGGGGCATacgatatttttatttatggcGCTGAAGCAATTCTCATAAAAAATATCTATCTGATAGCAatagatttaaaaattatacaaCCATTGAATGatgagaaaattataaataatgagtaatttaaatttttttttctaaatttccGATTCTTCCACACCCCCTCTCCCTCTTTCCTCTCTCACATTCCCTTTCACTATTTCTCTCCCTTCACACTTTCATCCTCTCCCAACAAAAGACCAATACTCTCTTTTATATTTGGATATGCTCGATAAGGGAAGTAGAGAAGAAGGGAAGCGAAGGTGTAAAGCAACGGTGCACACTCTCGCTTCTTAATTTAGAGATCGCATGTTTAACATATAATGGGACTGCTAGTactcttttattagttatttaggatttttgtttcattttatttgGCTTTGACCCTCCTTTGTAATCAGAAAAAGAAGGGAAGGGAGCAGAAATATTAACCTGGTTTGGATATACATTAGCAAAGTAAATGGAGGGGAAGGAGAAAATGTAAATTAAATGACAATGTTGTCCTTCCATATGGGCTCATaagcaaaaggaagaaaaaaaagcttCTTAATgaatatgaatttttcaataatcTTTCACCTCCGACCCCAAATAAGGGTtgcaaagaaaatgaagtcTTGGAGGTGAATTTTTAACCTCCAGTTCCCTTATCCTCCATAAAAATCTTCTACTCAAACAAGGCGAAatattcccttcccttcccttccccaCCTTCTCTCATCTTTCACCTCAAATCAAACACGccgttaattttttctttactgATCCATCAGTTGGAgttaaatattatttcaatTGATTGTTAACCAGAAATGAGCATACCGCATTGAGGGGAAATAATGGTGATGGCCCTAAAATCTTAGAAGTTTAGCTTTGCAAAAATGAGTTCTAAATATTTGGTAAATGAAACACTTTTAGTCCATTCACTGACAAGGTGTTACGAAGCTGTTGATGTGATTTTCATGCCTAAAAGCCGTTAATTGCACATGTCATGATTTTAATGGCAGGAAATTACAAGCAAAACCAGACCTCTGTAAAGCTTCGTGCCAGTCAAGGTCTAGGGTTACATAAACAGTATAATAGAGAATGGGCAGAAGTTATCAGTgtatctatataaaatataaaatatataatttctgaGGTTTTAACGGGAGTTTACCACATTTGTCAGTTCGGCAAAGTTGAAGTTCTTCATGCACCTTTTGCATTCGTAAACTGTTAACATTAATTGATTATATGTAATTGTTACATATTAATTTGTGACTATCAACAATAAGTATCTATTAATTGGCTATCCACCAACACTGTTTACAATAAAAGGCTTGAATACTTATTAATTGCTAAAGCAGTCGTGTCGTTTTTTGCCTGCGGACTCAGCAAATTGTAAGTTCCTTAATTACCGACCTTTCACATTCGTAAGGCTTTGAAAAGCGTCGTCAAAAGCTTAACCAAAAAGCATCTGGAAAGGATCTTAGTCGACGCTTTTTTAAGCGTCAGCCAAGGGAACCTTTGCCTATGCGTTGTAAGCATCGGCCAAGGGATCCTTTTGCCAACGTTTAAGAAAAATTCGCCAAAGGTTATGAAAAGTGTCGGTGATAGGGACTTTAGTGGACTTTTTTTATGCATCGGCTGCGGGGAATATTTGCCAACGCTTTGTAACCGTAGGCCAAAATGTCCTTTTGCTGACGCTTAAGGGAGACCTTAGCCAACACTTTTTTATGTTTCGGCCAAGGGGAAGCTTAGCCAATGCTGCAATAGCATTGGCCAAGGGGTTATTTTTTTGACACTTGAGACAATGTCAAGAAAGGTACTCTTTTTGTTGACGCTTAAGAAAACATCGGCAAAGGGGACCTTGGTGGACGCTTAGAAGCATCgccaaatattaaaattaaaaaaaaaaaagttgagtAGGGAAATTCCCATTTAGCCAGAAGTTTCAGTTTAGAAGCTAAAATTTTCCCCTCTCATGCTCTCTTTCCCCGCTCACTCCTTCTCTTCCTTATCTCTCTGCACTCTCTCTCCTCGAATGTTGAGGAAATCTAAGGTGAAGAAGAGAACAACCCACCATCACCGACTCCTCTCGACTTTTGCGAGTCCTCATCCGCCGTTCTTCGGGGCAAACTCCCTACCTCCTCCCTCTCTTGATAGTGTTGgatttttaatgtttctgattaaaaataattaatgttttCAATTATTTGTTATAATTTCAAGTATTTATCTTAACATTTTTGCTAAAATTAGAGtcaagttaattattataataacattttgaaactatttatttcaattgatatgcatcattatatttttattaattatcaatatagATTGAAATGTATTAAGTTTAGTAAtagaataaaatttcatatcgCTCGTTCTTTTAAAcaatatttatgaaatattatttttaaaattttaattttaattttatttatgagtttaAACTCATAGCGctatatcataatatttttcatttataagacCATTATTTTGttgagaaatatattttatttatgagctTAAAACATTCTTATATCACTTTTACAagaattattttgaattttagaaAACATATTGACTTcttaacacaataaaatatttttactaattaatttcaagtttcataatataattaaataataaaattagactaattttgcatggttcaatatatattttgcaacAAATAGTCTCAATTAGTaagtattatattatatatttatttaatagtaagaatattaaataaatttgtgTAGATGACATCCGTATTATAAGTTCACGTATATTTACATTATCCTCCTTATTATAACTATTGAGGAGCATTTATTGATCTCAAGTTAATTTTACATATtgtatagataaataaatatagatatggaTTTATTTGTAGCATTTTATCAActgttatatttattttatttagtataatatttaatttatgaaaCATATATGATAACAACTAATGCGTGCATTTATTGCAAGCGTAATTTACTCAAAGCGTTTATTACTATTGAGCTAATGCAATTAACTAgttcattatatttttagttataaaattaaattattttttaaagtatCTAATTAACAGCAACTCAAAcgcatttattattattaaagtgaattttacttttataaatatatagacaGAGAGACATATATGTGTAACAGTTACGTTGGGTAGGGAGAAAGTCAAACGAGTCGATTAGAAATATTCGGTATTTAAGGAGCCATTTGATCACTGGTACAGCTTACcacatatatatcttttgGACAAAATGTAAGATCTTGCCGATTGAGCAAAGTCATAGCTACCAATAAGGCCAATTCTTCATGCTATGTACTTAAAAACAATGGCTATGATCCTCAGAAGAGATGTCATTGCGATGATGATCATGCTCCAATTTCTCGGAGCTTGTTCATCATCATTCTTTGCTCGGTCTTCCGGAGTCAGTGATTCGGTCGCCCGTGACAGATTCGAGCAGTGGGTGGCCCAACATGGGAAAAAATATAGTGATGAAGCTAACAGGGAAAACCGTTACAAGATTTTCCGAGAAAATTTGCAGCACGTGGAGGATTTCAACAGAGCTGGGAACACAAGCTTCAGATTGGGCTTGAACCAGTTCTCAGATTTGACCACCGAAGAGTTCCGGGCAACCTACACCATTACTAAGATGACACCGAGGACTTCCATGAACATGACAGGATCATTTAGGATCTCTGACGATGCTCCAGTTCCGGAGTGCGTCAACTGGGTGGAAGCCGGAGTTGTTACCGGCATAAGAAATCAAGGGACATGTGGTGTGTAACTGCAACAAACTCATATATTCGTGAAATTGCTGAATATAGAATCGAACATGATTACGAGCCTTTGTCCATCCCTTATGCAAGAGTCATGATATCGGATATGATAGAGTAGAGCTGACAGTGGATGCCTTGATTTCAGGATGTTGTTGGGCACTTGCAGCAGTAGCCGCGATCGAGTCGATTATAAAGATGAGAGCAGGTGAGTTATTGGATTTATCTGAACAACAGCTCCTGGACTGCGTCACGGACAATGCTGGCTGCGAAGGCGGGACAATGGTCCGTGCCTATCAATACGTCCTAGATAACAAGATTTCCGGCGAAAACCAATACCCGTACCGAGGGGCCAAAGAAGACTGCGCCGCACCTGCCCCGCTAACCCAGATCACAGGATTCAGGACTGTGACACCCAGCAGTGAGGCCGACCTCCTGAGGGCCGTGGCCCAGCAGCCTGTCTCTGTCGGCATCACAGCCAGCGACCTGTTCAGGGCCTACAAGGATGGGATCTTCCGCGGTACTGACTGCAGGAACGTGCAAAACCATGCTGTTACTATAGTGGGGTACGGGATAGCGCCTGAGGATGGATCCAAGTACTGGCTCTTGAAGAACTCTTGGGGCGATTCCTGGGGCGAGGGCGGGTACATGAGGATCGCCCGGGAGGTTCCTGATCTCCCCCAGGGTGTGTGCGGACTTGCCACGGATGCATCTTTTCCTTATTGATCCTTGAGAAGGCCGATTTCTTCATGGAGGAAGTTCTTTCCATTTTCACATTTCAAGATCTTAACAATGAACTATGATTGCCTTACTCGCTTATATCTTCTTATGGAAAAACGCACGATGCCTTCTAACATAAACATGCATCTCTAGCCTTGGTATATGTCATTTGTGCAATTTAACTTGGCAGTTGAATATGCAGTTTTTCTTCTCGGTTACAAAAGAGGTACATggcctaatataatgaaagagaaatcataaataactaataaaatggcACGGGTAGTCTCACATAAGTATCGAACTTATGACCTTTAGGTTAACAGGTGAGAGCGTGCGCCATTGCGCCAACGCTTGactgcttttgtttttttattttttcaaaataatttttatcaaaaaaaaatatctatgAGCCACTCAGCCAATCACTGTGTGATACATGGTACCGCCAAGTACCCGTAAGCAATTCCAGTTAAAATTAATAGAGATATTGACGTCATGCTaacattgttatcaaatcgataatttgtgtttttttgtgcaaaagaaaaaagtctaTACTAAAATCATTAAAATGTGAGAAGTTTGGAATTTTTTTGGTTACTAAcccaatttaaaatattacgTAATAGATTTCATTGTTTTAGTCTAGATACAATTTCTCACTCATCTTTTATCAGTAGAgtaggaaattaaaatatgaataatGGTGAGTATGAAACTTAAAACAATGACTaagagttttataaaattttaaggagagtttttaaaacttaaacattattaaataattattccaTTTGGTGAAAGATATGTAACCATTTGATGATGACGACTACGATGATAACAATCATCATTTTAGTCGAAGTTATGGAAACATAAGGCATACAAAGAGTCGGTGAATGCGAAGctttcattttgaatttctggaCAAATGACACACAATGGTGAATATACcggcaattatatattatatataagattcGTGAAAGCGATGTAACcatttgatgatgataatgataaGTCATTGAATGAGAAGCCTTCATTTCGAGTTTTAGACAAATGATACACAATGGTAAATGCCTcagtaattatatattatatatagtgtatagatatatatagattctctctctatatatatctttttaagTGGCTTCTCTCTCCGTATATTTAACTATGGGCATATCTATTTAGTATGCCTCTGTATTGTTTTAAATATTTGGGGAAATTACACTTCCTCCCTTGAGGTATTACCAAATGACCCAGCAGCCCACTCTTGATTTAGAAGTTGACAATACATTCCACTGACCATGTAGAcctaataaaagaaaaagttcaTTTTGTCCTCAATCTATACTAGCCTTTTTCAATTTCGTCCTAATTCACACTCCATTTTTCAATATTGTCTTCAGTGTTTCATGGTGAGTTTACTTTGCTCTGGCCGTTAATTTACATTTCCCCCTCGCGGTTGTCGTTATTTCCATGCCCTTAGCCTCTCCAACACTTGATGTACTCCATCTTGATCAGAGAGGACCTGTACAGGTCCTATCTCCTTACCTCTTTGTTGTTCCAGTGTCTTGGACTTAATATCCGGGACAATCCCCTACAAGTAAAGCACAAAAGTGTAGAAACCTAATCCTCAGGAACACAAACATAATCATGCTCTCAATGAAGGAGCCCATCGGACAAATGTCACATTCCTTCCTCCCCCGAAAAATCTTGCTTTGGTGGACCTTTGGGCTCAATGGGCCTTCCTCAAGCCCTTCTTGATGACCATGTTTGTAAATTATCTTTTAGGAAGAGAAGCAAAATTATTTGGTTAGATGTTCCAGGTAAATTATAAGATCTTTTTAAAAGGctcaaaaagtaaaaaaagaaacataatAACCAAATAATATTTCGTCTCATCGTTAAAAGTAATTTATATAAGAACGGTGCTCAGAAGGTTTTGAGAGGTCAACCAAGCCTAAGGGTCCACTAAGGCAAGGTTTTCAGGAGAGGAAGGAACGTGACGTATGCGCGATGAGCTTCCCCATTGAGAGAACGATTATGCTCGTATGCCCGAGAATTACAACCTACCCTGTGCGCCTCACTTTTGAGGGAATCGCCCTGGCCAAAAA
Above is a window of Punica granatum isolate Tunisia-2019 chromosome 7, ASM765513v2, whole genome shotgun sequence DNA encoding:
- the LOC116215191 gene encoding zingipain-2-like encodes the protein MYLKTMAMILRRDVIAMMIMLQFLGACSSSFFARSSGVSDSVARDRFEQWVAQHGKKYSDEANRENRYKIFRENLQHVEDFNRAGNTSFRLGLNQFSDLTTEEFRATYTITKMTPRTSMNMTGSFRISDDAPVPECVNWVEAGVVTGIRNQGTCGCCWALAAVAAIESIIKMRAGELLDLSEQQLLDCVTDNAGCEGGTMVRAYQYVLDNKISGENQYPYRGAKEDCAAPAPLTQITGFRTVTPSSEADLLRAVAQQPVSVGITASDLFRAYKDGIFRGTDCRNVQNHAVTIVGYGIAPEDGSKYWLLKNSWGDSWGEGGYMRIAREVPDLPQGVCGLATDASFPY